CACCTTCCGCGTCGAGGTTTCCGTAGAACGAAGAGGAAGACCGCCCTGTGCACGAGCGGTCATTGCACTCGCTCCGGCCAATGAAGGCGCGGGCACCCACCAAGGGGGTACGCGTCGCCGCGTCCAGAAGGATGAAGCGCGTCTTGCGGCTTCGGCGCATCACCAGGGTTCCCAGGTCGATGTCCTTGCCAGGGCTCACGACGAAGTCCCGCTCCAGCGCGAAGAAGCCCTTCGCCCTCACGGTGACCTGTCCGGGGCCATCCTCCAGCAGGGGCAACGCGAAGGCACCGTCAGGCGCAGGCTTCTGGCGGCGCCCCAACCAGACCTCGCTGAACACGGGCATTCCGTCTTCGTTCACGACCTGTCCGCGCAACCGGGGACGTTCCTGCAGGACCAGCTGGACGTCTTCCGCTCCCGTCCTGACCACCAGCGCGGCCGGCCCGGGTGTTCCGCCCCGGGAGCGAGAGGGAACGAAGGCATGGCCCTCCTTCCAGGCGACGATTTGGTGGGCCGGGTCCACCAGGTGCTTGAGGACGAAGTGACCACCCGGCCCGGAGAGAACCCCCTGCTCGCTACCGGCGTCACAGCTCGGGGAACGGGTCCGCCACTCGGGAGCATCTTCCAGGGAGAGACAGGCCTGGACCCGGACTCCGGCCAACGGTTGTCCGTCGGTGTCGACCGTCAGCCCCTTCACCGTGCGACCTTCCTCGAAGCGAAGCGACACGGTCGCTTGCGAGTGCGCACCCAACTCGATGGCCTCTGTCACGGAGCGCTCGATGCCAGGGGTCCGCAGCCGGGCCTCCAGGATGTGGTGTCCTGCCTTCAGGCCCGCGGCGGAGAACGTGCCTTCGCTGTCCACTCGGAGGGAGCGAGGGTCTTTGTCTCCACCCAGTGCCGTGGGGTCCCAGAGCAGGACCTCCGCGTGAGGCAGGGGCGCTCCCTTCGCATCCACGACCTTCCCGGACACGGATGCGCCTCGGCTGAGGACCACGCGGACTCCCGTCGATGGGACCTCCACGGGTTGCTCCATGGAAGAGAAATCCTCGGAGTCGATGACGAGGTGTCCCGAGCCCTCTTTCGGCGTGTCCAGGATGAAGTGGCCGGCGTCATCCGACAGGGCCTCCGCTTCATCAACGAAGGCACGTTCCCGGGTGCCCACAGGGCCTTTGGCGAGCCTCAACCGGATGCCTGGACGCGGAGTGCCTTCGGTGTCGACGACCCAGCCTTCGACCGAAGCCGTTTGCTGGAGCGTGAAGTCCCACGGTCCCGTATGAGGCGTGCGGAGGTCGATCGTCTCTGTCCGGTCGCTGTATCGAGCATGCCGCAACCGGAGGTTCATGGTGGTCTGGCGCAGCGGCCCCAGCCTGTAATGGCCCGCTGCATCGGAGATCACCTCGAGAGAGGGGGCGGCTTCCAGCGGAAGGTTTCTCCCCTCCAGGAGCACCCCCTCCAGGGGCCTGCCACGCTCATCCCTGACCGTGCCCTCCATGAAGGTCACGGGCTCCATCCGGATCACGACCTGCGCGGGAGCCTTCGCCGGGGCGTCGCCGATGGCGGCCTCATTCCAGGCCCAGACCCAGACGGTGTACGGAGCCCCGACGACGTCCTCGAAAACGAAACGTCCCTGCGCATCGCTTCGCGTGGACCAGGCGTCGTCCGAGACGCCCGTGAAGAAGGCCTGGACCGTGATGCCGC
This DNA window, taken from Corallococcus coralloides DSM 2259, encodes the following:
- a CDS encoding carboxypeptidase-like regulatory domain-containing protein, encoding MEAREGDAPVFAQTVTADDGTFILDGLPAGVFTLWALGDLGTAMQPEVPAGSTDVALTLEAGIFLSGTVMDEDTWTPIPGARVTAVQDAQSRFFDTLTNAQGRFRIGPVPPGQYLQVGSAQGWRTTAFREGVWFDTDVDVTLVLQKQARLEGLVLTPEGRPASGITVQAFFTGVSDDAWSTRSDAQGRFVFEDVVGAPYTVWVWAWNEAAIGDAPAKAPAQVVIRMEPVTFMEGTVRDERGRPLEGVLLEGRNLPLEAAPSLEVISDAAGHYRLGPLRQTTMNLRLRHARYSDRTETIDLRTPHTGPWDFTLQQTASVEGWVVDTEGTPRPGIRLRLAKGPVGTRERAFVDEAEALSDDAGHFILDTPKEGSGHLVIDSEDFSSMEQPVEVPSTGVRVVLSRGASVSGKVVDAKGAPLPHAEVLLWDPTALGGDKDPRSLRVDSEGTFSAAGLKAGHHILEARLRTPGIERSVTEAIELGAHSQATVSLRFEEGRTVKGLTVDTDGQPLAGVRVQACLSLEDAPEWRTRSPSCDAGSEQGVLSGPGGHFVLKHLVDPAHQIVAWKEGHAFVPSRSRGGTPGPAALVVRTGAEDVQLVLQERPRLRGQVVNEDGMPVFSEVWLGRRQKPAPDGAFALPLLEDGPGQVTVRAKGFFALERDFVVSPGKDIDLGTLVMRRSRKTRFILLDAATRTPLVGARAFIGRSECNDRSCTGRSSSSFYGNLDAEGGADVEGLPFAPIAMSVSLRPGEPTTDVLLDARQETVTVLMPDPSR